GGCCTGGGTCAAGGTAACCACGGCAACCAGTCAGGGCTCAGAGCAGCgtgatgatgtcagagcagcgtgatgatgtcagagtaacgtgtctctctctctcctacagtctctctctcctcaggacCGAGCCGTCTACAAAGAGTTCTCCTCCTCCGTGAGTCTCTCCCTTACCATCACTGAGCTAACATGCTACGCTAGCTGTTAATGCTCACTCTGTCTAATGAGACTTCGGCTAatgaagctaagctaacctTAAAAAGTGTCCCCAGTGAAATTCATTGACTGCATGAAGCTAACGGGAGGCTACGCTAGAAACGATCTTCTTACAGAGCATGCTCCGTTAGCATGAAGCTAACAGACGTCATATAGCATTGAGCTAACATAGCATTACCCGTAAGAATGTCTGTCATCTGAGAGCGGCCATCTTTGTTTGTCTCTGACAGAAACGCCGCAGCACCGCCAAAGCCCGCAGCAGCCCGGGCGCCAAGGTCCGAGTGACGGCCAAGGGCAAGGCGGCGAGCTCCAGAGCCGCCACACAAACGGTGGGGGTGGCCAAGAGGGCGATGGCGTACCGCGCCAAGGTAAACATCAACctcaccaaaacaaacacagagaacattTAACCCTCAGTGTGCTCTGTCAGGAGAACATTTAACCCTCAGTGTGCTCTGTCAGGAGAACATTTTACCCTCAGTGTGCTCTGTCAGGGAGAACATTTAACCCTCAGTGTGCTCTGTCAGGAGAACATTTAACCCTCAGTGTGCTCTGTCAGGAGAACATTTAACCCTCAGTGTGCTCTGTCAGGAGAACATTTTACCCTCAGTGTGCTCTGTCAGGAGAACATTTAACCCTCAGTGTGCTCTGTCAGGAGAACATTTAACCCTCAGTGTGCTCTGTCAGGGAGAGAACATTTAACCCTCAGTGTGCTCTGTTAGGGAGAACATATAACCATCAGTGTGCTCTGTCAGGGAGAGAACATTTAACCATCAGTGTGCTCTGTCAGGGAGAGAACATTTAACCCTCAGTGTGCTCTGTCAGGGAGAGAACATTTAACCCTCAGTGTGCTCTGTCAGGAGAACATTTAACCCTCAGTGTGCTCTGTCAGGAGAACATTTAACCCTCAGTGTGCTCTGTCAAGAGAACATTTAACCCTCAGTGTGCTCTGTCAGGGAGAACATTTAACCCTCAGTGTGCTCTGTCAGGAGAACATTTAACCCTCATTGTGCTCTGTCAGGGAGAACATTTTACCCTCAGTGTGCTCTGTCAGGGAGAACATTTAACCCTCAGTGTGCTCTGTCAAGAGAACATTTAACCCTCAGTGTGCTCTGTCAGGGAGAACATTTAACCCTCAGTGTGCTTTGTCTGGGAGAGAACATTTAACCCTCAGTGTGCTCTGTCAGGGAGAGAACATTTAACCCTCAGTGTGCTCTGTCAGGAGAACATTTAACCCTCAGTTTGCTCTGTCCAGAGAACATTTAACCCTCATTGTGCTCTGTCAGGGAGAGAACATTTAACCCTCAGTGTGCTCTGTCAGGGAGAGAACATTTTACCCTCAGTGTGCTCTGTCAGGGAGAGAACATTTAACCCTCAGTTTGCTCTGTCAGGGAGAGAACATTTAACCCTCAGTTTGCTCTGTCAGGAGAACATTTAACCCTCAGTGTGCTCTGTCAGGGAGAGAACATTTAACCCTCAGTGTGCTCTGTCAGGAGAACAATGAACCCTCAGTGTGCTCTGTCAGGGAGAGAACATTTAACCCTCAGTTTGCTCTGTCAGGAGAACATTTAACCCTCAGTGTGCTCTGTCAGGAGAACATTTAACCCTCAGTGTGCTCTGTCAGGAGAACATTTAACCCTCAGTGTGCTCTGTCAGGGTTGTAAAGTGGTCTCTTGGTCCTCCAGCAGGACATGTCTGACTCTGACGAGGAGAAGAGCGACTCGTCTGACTCTGATGAAGATGACGAGACGTCGGGGTCCTCAGAcagtgaggatgatgatgaggtgAGGACAGACATCTGTATTTATCCTCCTGTAGTCTGTTCTCCTTGTTTTAGGGACGTTCCACTCACCTTCAGCGTTCAggaagtttcaaaataaaatcacttcctgtttttgatTTCCTCAGAATGACGATGAGGATGACGAGGACGATGAAGATCAGAGCTCCTCTGAGGAATCCAGTGACTCTGACTCGGACTAGCCCCTCCCCTTCCACCTCATTGGAGAGGACAGGCTGTGCAGGCCACGCCTCCTCTCTTGCCAATCATCCTGGCAGACCAATGAGAAGTGACATCAGACCGTGGCCACGCTGGCCCCTCCCACTTTCCCTGAGGGGGCGGAGCCTGACAGTGTTTtgttactgtgtgtttgtttccgtTTTTATTGAGTGTTTGTTGGTTTTTATCAGCCTGATGTTTCGGAGGGGTGgagacatttgttttatttttctgagtgATGGAGGGGGCGGGGTTTGTACAGTtcaacagagagggaggggcggagtctATCTGTATGTTAGCGCTGAGGGAGGAGCCAGTGTTCAGCCTCCAATCAGCCGCCTGCAGGAGAAAATTATTAACAAATAAATGCACTTTTTCTCACCACTGTCTGACTTCCTGAACGCACCgtgacatcactgtgacatCACTGTTACATCACACCTGATCCCTCTGAAGAGCCTGAAACGCTCATTACTCAGAAATtaactttactttgaaaagctgtaaacaggaagtgatctcttatctttgtttgtttgtaaacagaagagtgtttgtttgtaaacagaagaggaggcggtttgtttgtaaacagaagaggagtgtttgtttgtaaacagaagaggaggcggtttgtttgtaaacagaagaggaggcggtttgtttgtaaacagaagaggaggcggtttgtttgtaaacagaagaggaggcgtgtttgtttgtaaacagaagaggaggcgtgtttgtttgtttgtttgtaaacagaagaggcggtttgtttgtttgtaaacagaAGACGAGGCGtgtttgtttgtaaacagaagaggaggcggtttgtttgtaaacagaagaggaggcgtgtttgtttgtaaacagaAGACGAggcgtgtttgtttgtttcaggttTTATAGACATTTTGAATTTATAGATTTTTAGAATATAAACAAACTTTCTGTCGACTCCGTCACCtgatacacaaataaataatctgacctttgaccccacacACCACCCCGCTGACctttggcacacacacacacacactgttaccaTGGCAGCCTCACTGCTCTCACCCTCTGTATGTGTGCACTCACAGAGAACTACATTACCCATCAGCCCCTGCTCTCACCACAAAAACAGCCCGGCTCTgctcagtttaaaaaaacacatgcattgTCTTTGTTACCATGGTTACCAAACTTTATAAAAAGGGACTCTGCCCCCTCCCGCCCCCCAAAAAGGATTTAGTGTTTGTTCATCCACACAGCGACCAATCAGCGACTCGCTCATGGTGCGTTCAAAGACACTCAGaatatttaaacacagagatccTCTGAAGGAGTCGCCCGGATCATAACCTCATCAGGTCCCCTCCAGAGTCACTGAACACACTccgtctcacacacactgaggggtCTTCTGTAGACCACGTCCTGATGGGCCGCGTCCTGGTGGACCGCGCCCTGGTGGACCGCGTCCTGGTGGACCGCGCCCTGGTGGACCGCGTCCTGGTGGACCGCGTCCTGATGGACCACGTCCTGGTGGACCACGTCCTGATGGACTCGCTGTTCTCATGTTTCAACTTGTCTTACAGTCCCAAAGCAGCCCGTCGACTCCGCCTGCTGCCGCCATACATTATTATAATCATCTGGTCTGGAGGGTCGGTCTGAGGGTCTTCAGGATCTTAACAGGTTGCAGCTGTGATCTGTGTCTCTGAGGTTCGACTGGATGTTCAGCTACAGATCAGGGTTCAAACTACAGACCTGGACCAGCtatgacacacatacacacacacatacacacacacgcacacacacacacgcacgcacgtgCACGCACgcaaacacgcacgcacgcacacacacacacacacacgcacacacacacacacacacagagcgtcATAGTGGGACGTTGAGCAGCTTCTTGTGCAGGTACTGCTTCACCTCCTCGATTCCGTTCAGCTTCTCCAGCTCGTGATACGGCAGCTGAGGGACGAGAAGACAGAAGGTCACTGATCAGCAGGGAGTAGGCGGGGCCTAAATGATGAGAGCATGTCAGCAGGGAGTGGGCGGGGCCTAAATGATGAGAGCATGTTAGCAGGGAGTGGGCGGGGCCTAAATGATGAGAGCATGTCAGCAGGGAGTGGGCGGGGCCTAAATGATGAGAGCATGTCAGCAGGGAGTGGGCGGGGCCTAAATGATGAGAGCATGTTAGCAGGGAGTGGGCGGGGCCTAAATGATGAGAGCATGTTAGCAGGGAGTGGGCGGGGCCTAAATGATGAGAGCATGTTAGCAGGGAGTGGGCGGGGCCTAAATGATGAGAGCATGTCAGCAGGGAGTGGGCGGGGCCTAAATGATGAGAGCATGTCAGCAGGGAGTAGGCGGGGCCTAAATGATGAGAGCATGTTAGCAGGGAGTGGGCGGGGCCTAAATGATGAGAGCATGTGAGCAGGGAGTGGGCGGGGCCTAAATGATGAGAGCATGTCAGCAGGGAGTGGGCGGGGCCTAAATGATGAGAGCATGTCAGCAGGGAGTGGGCGGGGCCTAAATGATGAGAGCATGTTAGCAGGGAGTGGGCGGGGCCTAAATGATGAGAGCATGTTAGCAGGGAGTGGGCGGGGCCTAAATGATGAGAGCATGTCAGCAGGGAGTGGGCGGGGTCTAAATGATGAGAGCATGTTAGCAGGGAGTGGGCGGGGCCTAAATGATGAGAGCATGTCAGCAGGGAGTGGGTGGGGCCTGTTGTGACTGGGAGGGGTCTGTTGTGAGTGGGATGGGTCTGTAGTGAGTGGGATGGGTCTGTTGTGAGTGGGGGGGGTCTGTTGTGAGTGGGATGGGTCTGTTGTGAGTGGGGGGGGTCTGTAGTGAGTGGGGGGGGTCTGTTGTGAGTGGGATGGGTATGTAGTGAGTGGGCGGGGTCTTTTGAGTAGGCAAGGTCTGTTGTTAGTGGGTGGGGTCTGACCTGCACGATTATGTATCCCAGCAGCCTCAGGTGGCGGTCCCTCATGGCCCTGGAGCCCACCAGGACCTCTGAGTTGTGGCAGTAGTGCCACTTGTCGTTGACAGACATGATgaccctgcagagacacacagtgaGACCTGGTTCTGATTGGCCCGGTTTAATAAAGCTGAGCCTGACTCACCTCCTGATCACCCTTTGCTCTGTGGGGGGTTCTTCTGCCTCCGCCCTGTCAGGGGGGTGGAGCTGTGGGGACGAAGCGGGTCCTCTGTCAGCTCTGGGCCCCTCAGAGTACTTGGCACCCTCGTAGAATCCGGGAAGCTCGCAGTCCGGCCCCTGAACCCCCACAGTCCCTGCCCCTCCCTCGTCCTCCAGGATCTTCCCGATGGAAAACTGAAACAGGGAGTCCGGGGCTGGGGCTCCCGTGGGCCCTGGCTGGGCCAGGCCGTCAGAGGGGGGGCTGCTCAGGGTGGAGCTATCTTGGCTCTCCAGAGAGTGCTCCTTGTTCAAACCGGAGTAGAACTCTGCAGGGGGGGCGTAGTAGGGCCCGTAGTCCAGGGGTCCCCCGTTGGTCCCTGGCCGGGGGGGTCCAGAGGCTGCTGGTGCCCCCGCGGGGCCGCGGATGTGGTGAGGCAGGAATGATCTAGGCTCTATGGCGACCCCCATCACCTCAGCCCCCTGACCCTGTGGCTCTGCCCCCTCCTCCTCGAATGGAGAGAACTTCTGGAACTCTGACGTCACTACGGCAACCGCAACATCTGCAGGTTTAGATGCCATGGCAACGCAGGACGGAGGGACCATGCCGAGAGACAAACTGGCCCCGGTCCTGATGGGCAAGACTCGACCAGACCCATCGATCCACAACAAGAAGTCTGCAgacaagatcaatcaatcagacaagatcaatcaatcaatcaatcaatcaatcaatcaatcaatcaatctatcaatcagacaagaacaatcaatcaatcaaacaagatcaatcaatccatcagacaagatcaatcaatcaatcaatcaatcagacaagatcaatcaatcaatcaatcaatcagacaagaacaatcaatcaatcaaacaagatcaatcaatccatcagacaagatcaatcaatcaatcaatcaatcaatcaatcaatcaatcaatcagacaagaacaatcaatcaatcaatcaatcaatccatcagacaagatcaatcaatcaatcaatcaatcagacaagaacaatcaatcaatcaaacaagatcaatcaatcaatcagacaagatcaatcaatcaatcaattaatcaatcaatcaatcaatcaatcaatcaaacaagatcaatcaatccatcagacaagatcaatcaatccatcagacaagatcaatcaatcaatcaatcaatcaatcagacaagatcactcaatcaatcaatcaatcagacaagatcaatcaatcaatcaatcagacaagatcaatcaatcaatcagacaagatcaatcaatccatcagacaagatcaatcaatcaatcaaacaagatcaatcaatccatcagacagacaagatcaatcaatcagacaagatcaatcaatcaatcagacagacaagatcaatcaatcaatcaatcaatcagacaagATCAATCACCCAGTCCAGTATCAGAGTACCTGTGTAGTACCCCGGAGGGAGAACTTCATCCTGTTTGTAGTTGTGTTCTCCGACCAGCTGCCTCAGAGCCTCGGCCACCAGACCTTTATAACTGACAAAGAACCAGGGATCAAAACCAGCTCAGACCAGTCTGAAccagctcctgtgtgtgtgtgtgtgtgtgtgtgtgtgcgcgtgtgtgtgagtgtgagtgtgagtgtgtgttacctgtACTTGCGGTTGACCTCGTCAGCAGTGAGGGCGTGGTCAAACATCAGCACCTTGTGGTTGTCCTGTAATCGTGGTCCGGTGTAGTCCCTGTACTCCAGCTCCACAGCAGCGTCCAGCAGGGACAGGTACCTCCTGACGATCAGGGCATAAGGGCTGTCTGTGAGGGGGCGGGGCCAAGACATGACACCGGTtattcagggggcggggccaaTACATGACACTGGTTATTCAAGGGGCGGGGCCAAGACATGACACTGGTTATTCAGGGGGCGGGGCAAAGACATGACACTGGTTATTCAGTGGGAGGGGCCAACACAAGACACTGGttgctgtgtgttgctgtgtgttgctgtgtgttgctgtgtgttgctgtgtgttgctATGTGTTGCTGGTTGCTGGttgctgtgtgttgctgtgtgttgctatgtgttgctgtgtgttgctgtgtattgctgtgtgttgctgtgtgttgctGGTTGTTGCTGGTTGttgctgtgtgttgctgtgtgttgctgtattgctgtgtgttgctgtgtgttgctgtgtgttgctatgtgttgctgtgtgttgctgtgtattgctgtgtgttgctggttgctgctttgtgttgctgtgtgttgctATGTGTTGCTGGttgctgtgtgttgctgtgtgttgctatgtgttgctgtgtgttgctggttgttgctgtgttgctgtgtgttgctggttgttgctgtgttgctgtgtgttgctggttgttgctgtgtgttgctgtgtgttgctatgtgttgctgtgtgttgctGGTTGTTGCTGTGTATTGCTGTGTGTTGCTGGTTGTTGCTGGTTGttgctgtgtgttgctgtgtgttgctgtgtatTGCTGGTTGTTGCTGTGTAttgctgtgtgttgctgtgtgttgctgtgtgttgctgtgtgttgctGGTTGTTGCTGTGTATTGCTGTGTGTTGCTGGTTGTTGCTGTGTGTTGCTGGTTGttgctgtgtgttgctgtgtgttgctgtgtgttgctggttgctgtgtgttgctgtgtgttgctgtgtgttgctgtgtgttgctGGTTGCTGGTTGCTGTGTGTTGCtatgtgttgctgtgtgttgctgtgtgttgctgtgttgcTGTGTTGCTGGTTGCTGGTTGGTACTGACTGGTGACGTTGCTGATGAAGGCGGAGGAGAAGACGCGGTGCAGCACGAGTCCGGGGAAGTGTCCGAGCTGGAACAGGGACATGAGGATGTTGACGGTGGCGAGCGGCGAGCTGAGCGCCTTCAGCTCCACCACTTCCTCCAGGCGGGAGAAGAACTGCTGCTCGCCACACGGACGGTAACTCATCCTGCTGAAGGGGAACACCAGCTTCTGGATCACCtgaggatacacacacacacacacacacacacacacacacactgtagaaGGCCTGACTATACCTAGACTAGGGGTCACATGGCCCGGGTCAGGGTTTTACCTTGCTGTCCAGGTACTCGGCCTTCTTCACCAGGAAGTCTGCGATGGTGTCGAGGAGGCGGGTCTCTCTGAGGCGATGGCGAGCGATGTATTTGGCGATCAGAGCCATCGTGTACGGCGTGATGCTGTCCACCTTCTTAGGCAGCTCCTCTGGAGGACAGCAAAGACCATGATGTACCAGGTCACATGATGGACCAGGTCACATGATGGACCAGGTCACATGATGGACCAGGTCACACTGATTGACCAGGTCACACTGATTGACCAGGTCACATGATGGACCAGGTCACACTGATGGACCAGGTCACATGATGGACCAGGTCACATGATGGACCAGGTCACATGATGGACCAGGTCACACTGATTGACCAGGTCACACGATGGACCAGGTCACACTGATTGACCAGGTCACACGATGGACCAGGTCACATGATGGACCAGGTCACATGATGGACCAGGTCACACGATGGACCAGGTCACATGATGGACCAGGTCACATGATGGACCAGGTCACATGATGGACCAGCTCACATGATGGACCAGGTCACACTGATTGACCAGGTCACACGATGGACCAGGTCACATGATGGACCAGCTCACATGATGGACCAGCTCACATGATGGACCAGGTCACATGATGGACCAGCTCACATGATGGACCAGGTCACATGATGGACCAGGTCACACTGATTGACCAGGTCACATGATGGACCAGCTCACATGATGGACCAGGTTACATGATGGACCAGCTCACATGATGGACCAGGTCACATGATGGACCACGTCACACTGATTGACCAGGTCACACTGATTGACCAGGTCACACGATGGACCAGGTCACATTGATGGACCAGGTCTACCTGGCCTAAGACCCTCACCTGCCAGGCTGCTGATGAACTTCTCCTGCCGGTTCTGGTAG
This DNA window, taken from Notolabrus celidotus isolate fNotCel1 unplaced genomic scaffold, fNotCel1.pri scaffold_172_arrow_ctg1, whole genome shotgun sequence, encodes the following:
- the fastk gene encoding fas-activated serine/threonine kinase, whose protein sequence is MSYDTFFTMKRLIERSRRPDEVLRWVTQNPAKISHNHYPVALQKIGQLLQAPPPAQGLADNGEVAVGGAEGGDRRQILEHPDFQTLCGAIVNDCAKFDNFSIVNCLYAVAALGLPSDSQVVQVLEAESQSRLNQFNQKDVSMVFSSSMKLHPGSQHPLTEACLAGLEKNLERERHPQTLFLLLSYYRLKWRSLQTPDPAPAAGGATTTPPNPDQLLANRKILRLVKHTLASVSGVRDQEMALLDEMLAACAREASNKSLELIFSSHLFYQNRQEKFISSLAEELPKKVDSITPYTMALIAKYIARHRLRETRLLDTIADFLVKKAEYLDSKVIQKLVFPFSRMSYRPCGEQQFFSRLEEVVELKALSSPLATVNILMSLFQLGHFPGLVLHRVFSSAFISNVTNSPYALIVRRYLSLLDAAVELEYRDYTGPRLQDNHKVLMFDHALTADEVNRKYSYKGLVAEALRQLVGEHNYKQDEVLPPGYYTDFLLWIDGSGRVLPIRTGASLSLGMVPPSCVAMASKPADVAVAVVTSEFQKFSPFEEEGAEPQGQGAEVMGVAIEPRSFLPHHIRGPAGAPAASGPPRPGTNGGPLDYGPYYAPPAEFYSGLNKEHSLESQDSSTLSSPPSDGLAQPGPTGAPAPDSLFQFSIGKILEDEGGAGTVGVQGPDCELPGFYEGAKYSEGPRADRGPASSPQLHPPDRAEAEEPPTEQRVIRRVIMSVNDKWHYCHNSEVLVGSRAMRDRHLRLLGYIIVQLPYHELEKLNGIEEVKQYLHKKLLNVPL